From the genome of Desulfovibrio gilichinskyi, one region includes:
- the tssC gene encoding type VI secretion system contractile sheath large subunit — protein sequence MAEEKLEQQQQGAETTTEGSLLDEIVEATKLKPNDEAYSVTKAGLQAFLEEMVKPERQGAKISGNLVDDMLAQIDQKLSAQMDTIIHHKEFQQLESSWRSMKFLVDRTDFRENVRIQMMNVSKEDLLDDFDDAPEITKSGLYKQAYTAEYGQFGGQPFGAIIGNYDFGPGPQDMKLLQYSASVATMTHAPFIAAAGTEFFGIEKWSELPNLKDLNSIFEMPQYAKWNSFRESEDARNVGLTLPKFLLRLPYGQDTLPAKSFNYQESVKDGDDDFCWGNTAFAFASKLTDSFAKYRWCANIIGPQGGGAVEDLPLYQYQAMGAVQTKIPTQVLLSERREFELAEEGFIGLTMRKGSDNAAFFSANSCQKPKFFGISKEGKEAELNYKLSTQLPYMMIMDRLAHYIKVIQRENIGTWKERGDLERELNTWISQYVTEMDNPAPSVRSRRPLRMAQIEVNDVEGDPGWYSVSLKARPHFKYMGAAFTLSLVGKLEKE from the coding sequence ATGGCTGAAGAGAAATTAGAGCAACAGCAACAAGGTGCAGAGACCACTACTGAAGGGTCTTTGCTGGATGAAATAGTAGAGGCCACTAAACTTAAACCAAATGACGAAGCTTATTCTGTTACCAAAGCAGGATTGCAGGCTTTTCTTGAAGAAATGGTTAAACCTGAGCGGCAGGGAGCTAAGATTTCCGGCAATCTTGTTGATGACATGTTGGCACAGATTGACCAGAAACTTTCGGCGCAGATGGATACTATTATTCATCATAAAGAATTCCAGCAGCTTGAATCTTCATGGCGTTCTATGAAGTTTTTAGTGGATCGCACTGACTTCCGTGAAAATGTCCGCATTCAGATGATGAATGTGTCCAAGGAAGACTTGCTGGATGATTTTGACGATGCTCCTGAAATAACCAAATCCGGTCTTTATAAACAAGCTTATACTGCCGAATACGGGCAGTTCGGTGGTCAGCCTTTCGGGGCTATTATCGGTAATTACGATTTCGGCCCCGGTCCGCAGGATATGAAGCTTCTGCAGTACTCGGCGTCGGTCGCAACCATGACTCATGCTCCGTTTATTGCGGCTGCAGGTACTGAATTCTTCGGTATTGAAAAATGGAGCGAACTTCCTAATCTTAAAGATTTGAATTCTATTTTCGAAATGCCGCAGTATGCAAAGTGGAATTCTTTCCGCGAATCGGAAGATGCACGTAATGTCGGTTTGACTCTGCCTAAATTCTTGCTTCGTCTTCCTTACGGACAGGACACTCTACCTGCTAAGAGCTTTAATTATCAGGAAAGTGTTAAAGACGGAGATGACGATTTCTGCTGGGGAAATACGGCTTTTGCGTTTGCTTCCAAGCTGACTGATTCATTCGCCAAATATCGCTGGTGTGCAAACATCATCGGCCCGCAGGGCGGCGGAGCTGTTGAGGATTTACCTCTGTATCAATATCAGGCCATGGGCGCAGTGCAAACCAAGATTCCGACTCAGGTACTCCTTTCGGAGCGCAGAGAATTTGAACTTGCCGAAGAGGGCTTTATCGGCCTGACCATGCGTAAGGGAAGCGACAATGCCGCTTTCTTCTCAGCTAATTCATGCCAGAAACCGAAATTCTTCGGAATCAGCAAGGAAGGCAAAGAAGCTGAACTTAACTATAAACTTTCAACTCAGCTTCCATACATGATGATCATGGACCGTTTGGCCCATTATATCAAAGTGATACAGCGTGAAAATATCGGTACGTGGAAAGAGCGTGGCGATCTTGAACGGGAGCTTAATACCTGGATATCTCAATACGTTACTGAAATGGATAACCCGGCTCCGAGTGTCCGCAGTCGCAGACCGCTGCGTATGGCTCAGATTGAGGTTAATGATGTGGAAGGCGATCCGGGCTGGTATTCAGTTTCTTTGAAAGCCAGACCTCACTTTAAGTATATGGGCGCCGCATTTACTCTGTCATTGGTCGGTAAGTTGGAAAAAGAGTAG
- a CDS encoding Hcp family type VI secretion system effector, producing MALTSYMKVTGKTQGQIKGDCSQAGDKKDSMLIYAVEHNVEIPKDTHTGLPTGQRVHKPYHVTKHVDNASPKLAQACCKGEQLTVEVDYYRIDVTGIEKKYYTVKMEEAIIVNDKHYKPLTFLEDNKGYHDMEEISFTYSKITWTYADGNIEYTDDWKGN from the coding sequence ATGGCACTGACTTCATACATGAAGGTAACAGGCAAGACTCAGGGGCAGATTAAGGGCGATTGCTCGCAGGCTGGTGATAAGAAAGATTCAATGCTTATCTACGCTGTAGAGCATAACGTTGAAATTCCGAAAGACACTCATACCGGCCTACCCACAGGTCAGCGCGTTCACAAGCCTTACCATGTTACTAAACATGTAGATAATGCTTCTCCTAAACTGGCTCAGGCTTGTTGTAAGGGTGAGCAGCTTACTGTTGAAGTAGATTACTACCGTATTGATGTCACCGGTATAGAAAAGAAATATTATACCGTGAAAATGGAAGAGGCGATCATTGTCAACGACAAGCATTATAAACCGCTTACTTTCCTTGAAGACAACAAGGGATACCACGATATGGAAGAGATCAGCTTTACTTATTCCAAAATCACATGGACTTATGCGGACGGTAATATTGAATATACCGACGATTGGAAAGGCAATTAG
- the tssE gene encoding type VI secretion system baseplate subunit TssE, protein MNEQRLLERIRLMEDDPDRRDTVEAGQVIKSILSYLRMILNTRQGNAQIAPDFGVPDFTSMIGATGLDAVRDIEASMTEVILKFEPRLENVNISFIPDEDMPLSLQFKLHAKLALEGQEMPVVFETVLDPDGRINVIDI, encoded by the coding sequence ATGAATGAGCAACGGCTGCTGGAGCGCATAAGACTGATGGAAGATGATCCGGACCGCCGTGATACCGTGGAAGCCGGGCAGGTTATCAAATCCATTCTCAGCTATCTGCGAATGATTCTAAACACCCGGCAGGGGAATGCTCAGATTGCTCCGGATTTCGGGGTACCTGATTTTACCAGCATGATCGGTGCAACCGGTCTTGATGCCGTCAGAGATATCGAGGCTTCCATGACTGAGGTTATTCTCAAGTTTGAGCCGCGTCTGGAGAATGTGAATATTTCATTCATACCCGATGAGGACATGCCTCTTTCATTGCAGTTCAAACTGCATGCAAAGCTTGCTCTTGAAGGTCAGGAAATGCCCGTAGTTTTCGAGACTGTGCTGGACCCTGATGGACGCATTAATGTCATAGACATTTAG